GGGATTAATCTTTCTTCCGCCTAGTGCACCGGCGATAATTCGCATAGGGCAATTTGTTTTAAAGTCGTAAAATAATGCGGCGGGCAGGGTTGTTCTGTTTCGGCCATCCAACCAGCATTCATCAGCCGGATATTCAGGAAATAGGCATACAGCATTTTATACAACTGAGAATCGGCGTCTACCAATCCTGAGATATTTAACTGCACTTCTGTTTGCGACAGCTGATGCATTTCGGCGATCTTTAACAGGTAAAACAAGAGGTCTTCCGGCGCCCGGTAGGTATAATGCTGCGCCAGCAGTAGTGCACCATTGCTTACCACTACTACTGAAAATGTATGATCAATCACATTCACATCCATAACAGATCCGCTGCCGTCCTGCATCGCTTCTGCAATGCGGATTTTTTGCAGGTGCCAGTACGAGGCACCCGGTATATGATGAATGCACTGGTTCAGCAATGTAAAAGGCACGGAATAATTCAGAGAGATATCGTTTCCCACGTGCTCACTTAAAATGTGATCCTGCGGATCACCACCGGCAAGGTGCAGCAGGGCACTATTGTCGCCCCGGTTCAACGCCGCCGGCAGCAGGGTATACGCCGGAAAATCAAAAGCAATGATCTTTTTCTGGAAGGGATTTTGGATTTCAGGAATTTCCGACAGCAGTTCCTGCAGGCT
The sequence above is a segment of the Niabella agricola genome. Coding sequences within it:
- a CDS encoding DUF3822 family protein, whose amino-acid sequence is MQARFEINGTYFLDPEYSVLAVQTGPGYLAYAVCDALGSKLGTLKWFSTEKSSLQELLSEIPEIQNPFQKKIIAFDFPAYTLLPAALNRGDNSALLHLAGGDPQDHILSEHVGNDISLNYSVPFTLLNQCIHHIPGASYWHLQKIRIAEAMQDGSGSVMDVNVIDHTFSVVVVSNGALLLAQHYTYRAPEDLLFYLLKIAEMHQLSQTEVQLNISGLVDADSQLYKMLYAYFLNIRLMNAGWMAETEQPCPPHYFTTLKQIALCELSPVH